A window of Rhizoctonia solani chromosome 5, complete sequence genomic DNA:
CGGAAGAGACCCAACGGACGGCAGTTGGAAAAAGGACATGCGGTGCGTGGCCATCACGGGACAAATGGCACTCAGCGTGTCTATAGCGATTAATGAAAGCAAAGGCGACAAGGCATCTAAAGCCAAACTGTAATAGACAAAAAGAGCAGGATAGAACAAGCAGCTGTAATTTATCCGTAGAAAACATACTCATAATAACACGATATACTGAACCATATATATAGAACAACAGACAACAGATCGTAGGGGTAAGAATCGAACGGGAATAACCGAGTCTTGGACGAGACACCTCCATCCAGCAAGGCATTTAAAACACCATCAAGGACACTTGAAACATCAACGAGCACAATTTGGGCCACCTTTTGAATCCGGGTGGATAGGAAACCCAGACCTTCAATTAGGCCTCTCAAAAAACCCATTGGCGGTCACTCCTAGAGCAGCGACCCCGCTCGCACCTGCACTCCCAGACCTCCCGAGCGCAATCGACCCCTTTCTCGAGCCTGCCTGTTTTTCGATGCTAATCACCGACCGAGCCCCACGGATCGTGGACCCTGGACCAGATGTTGAATTCTGGCCTGTGGTATGTGCGACAGAGAACGCGGTCGAGTTGGCAGAGGGCGTGCGGCGATGGCGGTTTGCCGGAGAACCGAGCGGGACAGTAGGTCGGGCAGGAGACGAACCGAGAGCCGAGGTAGATGCGCTTGGAAGTCTCGGCGAGACGGGGGCACTACCCGGCTTTAGAGAGCGGGACCAAGAAGAGGGGGCGAGTGTTCCGGTGGACTTGGACATGAGGTTTATTCCTGCACGCATGCTTCGTGGAGAACGGGGCGCTGGAGGTTCGGGCGTGACGGACATGACGAGCATGGCCTCGTTCAGCTCGTCGTCTTCAATGTCCACGCTCGAGCGAGGTACGCTATCGAGGGTTGTGAGACTGGTGTCACCGGAGGATGGCTCGGTGGGGCTGTCGTCAACGAGAACGGCACTCCCCATCAGACTCGACCTGCTCATATCAACCAAAGTCCCCGCCTCATCGTCGAATTTCAGTTCGGAAGGTACGGGCAACGCGTCGCCCCGGTCTGGAACATCTTCAAAGATTTCAAAGTATCGTTCGATGCATACTCTGACAATGTCGCCTAGAGTGGTAGAACCTGCTTTTCGAGGGGGAGCTGGAGGTGCAGGGCCAGCGCCCGGGGTATTCCACGTTCCGCCCGTCATGGATGCTGCGCCTGGTACGGCACACATCTTGACGTCGCGGATGGGGTCATTTGAACGGACAAGATTGGGCGAGATACACAAAGCTAGGTTATGTGCATCCATTCTGTTGACGCTGGACCGGAGGGATACGTCATGAAGGAGGTCTGAGAGGAAGGCGTCAGGCTTCAAAGTACGAATGAAGATGCGACTTGGACTTACGGAAGATGTATCCCAACAAGACCACCCGGCATCCCCAGCCCATTGCAGGCAACAACACTTCACGGATGTACTCTACGCACGCGTCTCCCTCGCCCCATCCTCCCACGGTAGCCATTTCAGCTTCACTACCAACTCGTTTATGGCCCCTCCCGTTTATTCCATTCGCGGTCCCATTCGAGAGGCCCAGACTGACAGTTCCATTAGCAACCAATTTAGAGGAAGGAGGCCCTGAGAGGCCATCGACGCCCCAGCCGGTGCTAGGCGGACATTTGGCGATAATAGGGTAGAGAGAGCCGGAGAATATCGGTTCTGGGAGATCACGGAGGAACTTTTTGATGAGGACGGCGGCGATATGAGGGTCGTGGTATTGAGCGAGTGTAACTTGGTTACCTGTAGGCGAAACGGAAACAAGCACAGTCAATATACGCCGGCTAGGGAAGCAGTCCACGCACCTCGATCATAAGCTTCCCTGACGCTTCTCAACAGCCCGACGTTGGGACTTCGTCTGAACAAGCCTTCAACCTCAAGGTTCAGACCGAGGGGACCTTCTGATCTGAGATACTCGACGCAATCTCGGATTACTCGGGGTACTGGTGAAGATTCACCATCGGGTCCCATAAGCCGCTCGAGCGGGACGCCAAAAGTCAGAGACGGGGGATGGATGATGGGAGGGAAATGTTGTGTTCATGTTTAAGGTTTTCACTGGGAGATACCAGGTTCAGTGAAATATCTCCACGAGATGAATTAGAGGAACGTCATACTTGTAGACTGCAGGGGCAATTTCAATTTGTGTCAAAGGGACGTGACGTGCGAGTTCAGAGAGTGTAGAAACATATGTAATCTTGCGAAAGAATTTTGGGCTGAGGACTGCGCCCGCGAGCGATACAAACACTATTCATCTCGAGGATCAACTTTTGAGCCTCGCAAAAAAGGAAAATGAGGCTACGTACTCTTGGAAAACCACGTTGGATGGACAATTAACTGACAGACAGCTACGTCAGTAGAAGCTTAGACCGAATACCAGTTGATTGCCTTACCAATCGTTTCAGATTCTTACGGTATCTAGGTGGTGTGTGTTCAAACATGATGGAGAAAAAATACGCATGTTTACTCACTTTCGACTCATGCTCCTATAAGCTTTCCATATCCAGTTCCAGCTTGGCGTATGTCGACCACCGGCAGCTAAAAATACGACGACATAGTCATTTTCAACTAGATCAGATTCGTAAGCTAAATTCCAGGAAGAAAAGCGAAGAGCCTGTACCATACAAGTCGAGATACGCTATGATTCGGCTATGCCAAGTGTAAGCAAGCGTGGATTGAGGGAGACATCAGGGTGGACCCACGAAAGGAGAATATCATAGGATATAAGGCGTGGATCTGGAAAAGAGGCTGCTGTGACCACAACCCTGTCAATAACCCGGTACCGATTAGTCTGTCTGCAGCAACTGCTTAAATACGACCACTCTCACATAGGCCTGGTTCTACACCACCATAGCAACTTAGCAATTTCCACGAAAAAAAATCCCATAAACACTCACTCATAGTCAACACCTGCTTGGGTAATCACTGCATTCAAAGCCTTGTCTATCTGCTCTCTTTCCTCTGGCCTCATTCCCTCGTATTGTTCTTCCACATCCACCAGTCCAAATCCATTGTTCGGTGTTCTCGGCGAAGGAAAGGCAGGAGTCCGAGAGATGGGTGATATGGGTGACGCCGGGGTATTGACAGTGAGCGCTGCTAGTCGCTGCTTAAGACTCAGTGCGGGCGGGGCCATCGTCGTTGACGAAACTCGGCTGAGACGTCATGTGATACGATACTAGCACTGCCACTAGTGGAGAGCCCCTATCTAGCGTTCCACTTGGGAAGTTGCGATCTAGTGACGTCAAATTCACATGTACCATCACGACCATGATCGTTAAAGTTATTTACCGTATACGTTAATGGTTGACTGTCTCGAGTTCCGATAAGATATCAACACGTGGGCTTATATGGAGGATAAATGGCCCAAGGCTTGTTATATCAATCCTCCGGCCCCATAAGGTGCGGCTAAATATGCAATTACTGGCCTTGGAATGGCTTGCCAACCCTCTTCGTATTTCCTACACTGGGTGTTATCCCTGGTGCTCTCGACCCTCAGTCCGCTACAGCACAGCTACATTCATTCATTGCTTGATGGCTAGTGGTTAGCCGAATCCGCCCTTCCAATAATTGTTTTATGCAGCCTCATGTGGGGGTTACTGGGAGAACTGGGCCGGTCTATTGTGTTTCCGATAAGTTTGCAGGTCAAGCATGCCGAAAAGTTCCGCAGACAGAACTTAATAGGGGAATTATAGCCGAGCTGCGCACCAGGCGGAATTCACTCCGAATCAACCAACTTCAGCAGGTCACCAGTCCAGGCACGGTACAAGGGAAGGCCATACCCGACCGGTTAAAGCATGTCAATAAACTGTGATAGCTGACAAGCGTTCCTGGGACTATCTGATCTCCGGCATCACAAGAAGAATGCAATTGTTCGTACGTATTAGTACACTATCCCTATAGTCAATCCAAACGAAATTATAACTTCGATGTAATTATCTAGGTGCGTTCGCCCAGGTATTTGGATATCTTGGGGATTCTCGGTTTGGACTGAAGAGGTCGACGCGAGTGCCTGGAATGATTCGACGTTTGAACTGCCCGAAAGGCCAAGTACTCCCGGTGGTTGTATTAGCGATCCGGTTATCAGAGGTCAGACTGGGTTGTAAGTTCCTCATCAGAATCGTGGCTCCAGTTGATCGGTATAATTTCCACTCGACCAAATACTATTCACTATATAAGTTGAACGCTCTCAGGCCGTGTAGGACGGTTAACATTATACCACTCCCAAGAAACAGGTGCTCCAATCCCGATCCACTTTTCTGGCTATGGCAGACCAGAAAAAAATAGAACCAAAAACCGAAAAGGAACTGGAGACGATGTTTTCAGCGATAATGGCTATAGAGGTTAAGGAGTCCAAGATCGAGGTTGAGGATAGCGATGCTGGGGATAGCGACGTCGAGGATAGCGATGAACCTACCAACACAGACGCCGAGTACGCATACTTAATCGTCATGCCTAATCCATTTGAAAAAAATCGGGGTATTACACGAGACACAGTACGTGTCGTCCATTACACGAGAATCCACTGCTCGATTGATCGCTCTCGCACATCCACAGAGCGAGCACGACACCGTCTGGAACCGACTATATTGGGCCAAAATAGGCGATGGTTCCAACATTTTGGATCGTGTCAAACAATACGACAACCCTAGCCAGTAGTGAGTGGCTTGATATCTGTATAATCGAGTATAGTTATAGACGAATCTATCCAGTATATCTATCATCAAACTGAATTGTGCCAATCGACGCAAACGCAAGAAACCTGGAAAGATCCTTGAGAAAGCGTGCCTCGGTGCCCATAGATGTGGCGGGATTGGGAAGGGAACTTGTAAGCCAGGAATAGATTTAGATTTAGATTGTTGCAATACTTACTCGGGATTCTTGAGCGGAATGGCGTGGATTATATTCGAAGGAGGACCAGACCACTGATGGCACAACAAGGCAGGGTTTACAGAATCTACTACGCGGATTTTTCCCACTCAGCGATATGCTCGATCGGAAGCCTAATGACGAGTCGGGCAAAAAATGGAGGGCCCGATTGAAGGTTTACCTGGAAAACAATGAGAAAGCTCAGGAGTGGACTGACGTTCTAAAATTCATCCAAGACACCGTGAATCCAGGAAAAGGGTCCGTTGGGACGAAATCAGGCAATAAAGTAGAAAAATTTCCGAGGATGTATATATTAGCTACGCCAAGTACACGCAAGGAATCAAGGTACTTGGGTATTGATGATAGATCGGTTAGTAAATCCTGTCATATCCACTGAATGTTCCATACTCTTGAGAACTTACTATTACGTATCACAGTCAAATATCCTTAGGACTTACTGGGTAAAGATTGGCTACTCTTATACACAACAGAGCTCAGTCTTTGGGTTTGTCATGAGTCAATACCAGTCGAAAGTGCCTGATCTCTCGTACGTACTACTTCCCGGAGCCTGGAGCCCGCCTTGATACGTGTAACGATAGTTTCAACGGATATCTCCTGGACGAGGAGTTAGATGCAAATAAGGAGCAGGAGAAGATCAAGAAGATCTGGGATGACTTGGAAAAGGTGTTGCTTTCAAAGTATGGGCTAGATGGTAAGTACAGTCATGTTACacacacatatatatatatagttCATCCTACTTTGCTCAGCACCTACGAGAAAAACGAATACCGACTGGTATTTAATCACAATAAAAGGAAGCGGACAAACCAGGTCTCCCGCAATCGATTTCTTGGACAGCTATATCACTACATTCCATGAAACCAAAGGCATTCCGTGCGAGGTAGAAGTTCATGCACCTTCTGATAACACGCctcaaaaagaaaagaaactaAAACTATCAGCATTGAAGCAGaaggtcaaatggaaggaggATCAGATGAAGTTGAATATCGAAAGAAATGTAAGAAAGGATTTGTCAGCTCAGGAAGACAACGATCCGGTTGAAGGCTACTGTGGAGATGTGGGAGATGCAACAGAGGATGTTATAGAGGGATGGATTGAGAAAAAAATGGAACTGCTTCGGGAATAAGTCAAAGCCCATGGGCAAGAAGCCAAAGCTCAAGGATAACATGTCAGCTGAGGATAGTTCAGGAGAGTAGGAAGCACAATGTAAAGTTTGGACATCACGATCCTTGCTAGTATGATCGTGCATTGAGGGATACAATGCAACAGGAAATCGAGAGAGAGGTGTATGCAAGTGTCAGATGACCTCGGAACTTGGTTCTGAGATACCCTAATGTTACCTACTATATActgtatatagacaaatGCGGTTGAATCGAAATTCGCAGCAGTTACATAAGGTGTGCAGGGCGTAGCCGCTGTGGTGCACGATGAAGAATGAATAATTCGTGTATACACCCACAGTAAAGAGTTGGATTTATTGAAAGACCACATGCGTGGGTACAGGGAACTCGCAGCAGAAAACTATAAAAGGCCTACTCGAAGCTGGATATAGGCTTCGTACTTGATCATCTTACCGTGGTACGACAGACTTGCATAGCCAGCTGGTCCAGTACTAAACTCTTATTTTCTGATTGTTTGTCTCACTCGCGCTCAACAAAACCGTCAGTTCACATCTCGTTCAGTTACTAACCACGTTACAGGTTCGTATATCGCCGGGGGAGCGGGGGCCACCTGGTTGTTGCTCATGGTTCTAAAATTTCTTTTGCGGTTGAATGACCCGCATATTAAATATTAATATAAGATGTTTATACAAGGAAATGTGAGGTTAGCTCATGGAGCAAAAAGCGAGCGAAATATAAGGGTCGGGGTGAGATTATGTTGAATCTTTAGATTCTAGTTGATGCCTATTATAAAAAGACACACCATATAAGGTAAAAGAGCGTATTTGGAGAGAGGCACCTAAGCCCTTTGATAATATACGCATAATCCTATAATTTTGCCGCTATTAAATTATGCACAGTGTATGGTGCTGTATAATAGCTCTGGAAACGGGTTCAAGAGTATATGCGTCTGGCTTTTGGTAACAATAAATTCGGAAATACGTCTGATAGGTGCCGATCCGCCCAGGGATGAACTTATGATTGTCGACCATAAATGCTGTTGGAATGTTGTTTATCCGGCGTTTATTCTGCATATAATATACAGGACTGGAGGACATCTTCCAAAAACTCCTCCCACACTCGTGTATATAAAATTTCATCCTATTGTTGAATAGACTGTAGAAAGACGTAGAGTTTACTGGATGTtctgtaatcgagtcaatTGGGTGACTCACTCGATGTATGCCCAGTGCGCGCAAGTGTACGCGTAATTCATGCCTTTAGAGTATAAAAGGGCCTTGTCCAAGCCCCAAATGCTCATCTTATCCcactcttgtatttactcaGTCATTACTTGTATTTTAATCTACTACTTTTATACAGAAATCGAACTAGTATTTCTACATAGACCCCTCCGCGAAGATTGTTTTTTGTGCCTTTCAATCACTGCCTGCCGTTCAGCATCCTGGCTTATCCAATTTCTTCAACTTGTATAATTATACCAGTAACTCGACTTGTATATGAACATCACAGTATCATCTTGTCGGTTCTGTTAACGTTGGCTACTACATCTCAGCTCCGCTACGATCCAATGATTGTCAAAGTGGTCACACCCCCAAATTTCACCAATCAGTCGCGAACCCTGCTATGGTATCATGATACACAATCTGGATACTGGGGAGCGTACTATATAGAACGATTTAAACCATATCCGATATTGGGGTCGATAGCAAGGTCGGCCGTGGAACTCGGATATGGGAGGTCAAAAAGATGGCGGACAACGAATCAACTGGCTCCTGATGTGTTGAAAGACGTGTAGATCTACCCAGATCATAGAGCAGAGCATGTGACATTGAAGGCAGCGCAAGAGAAACGAAAATCATACACCCAGCACTTTTTGATTGAAGCAGCAGGGAACACCACGACAGCTTTTGCCAGGTTTTCGGGGGGTCTGGTTCGTACGCAAAGTACAACTTCATCTTATACCAGTAGAAGTATGAATAATTGCTCTCGCACCTTTCAGAATCGCTACGGACTATCATGGCGCCCCGGTCCCTCAACCTGAACGATTGCTATGACGAGACTCGGATGAGCGTGGTCGAGAAGGTTAAGAAACTACAGTAGGCTTTTGATTGCATCAAAATGCCTACTCTCGAGAAGCGTCAGTGAGTAGCATCCGTGTTTTATGAATACGGTTTTGATTCTGATATCCCGGTAGCGCTTCAACGTCCAAGTGGCTACACACTCTGGATGACTAGCACAAACTGCAACTTTTTCTGTAGAAAAAGGAAATAAGATGTATATATCAAAGTTATAACTATGCAGATACACGATAAAAGAGCGTGATAGTAAGTAGTACAAGAGAAGTAAGGATACCAGGCTTGAACAAggcccttttataccctcaCTGTTCCTGTCGAGTCATTATATGAGGACTACGCGCCctgctgcgcatatatcgtACAACTAGCTCACCTATGACTTACTAGCTCAATTACAGCCAACAGAGTATACCAGAACTCACTAGCAagtacatgatatttctataCTTTCTGGTATTTTATCCCTTTTCTTTTGGATTTCTTATTGTGTTCTATGCTACGATGTGTATTCTGGGCTAAGGAAGTAAGTGTACTTGATAAGATAAAACACACTCAGATATATAAAGCGTGTTCAACTTGAAGAAGCTATAATTGTGATCATAGAATGTTGTCTGATAGATATACACTGGCGATCATTTGCTAAGCAACACGTGACCCAAAAAACGCGCAAGTGCTGCGTCGGGTAACACATGCTGTATCGTACTTGGGGTCAGTAATAGAAAAGTTTCGAATAGAGGTCTAGAATTTATATACAAAATTTCGTAAGAAAAGCTAAACTTAGGGGCATGTTACGAGCGCATTGAGACACGCCAATGTTGCATTTCAATTGATCGAAATATGAAATTTCCGTACCCCTTGTGAAAGAGCCAACAAAACACATGAACATTGCTATGAAACTAGGTACAAAATTAATAGGGGGTATTTCCACCCTTGGCAGAAAGCAGAGCATCAATTCTATTAGGCATAGACTCATATAACTTGGTAATAAAACCTTGGTCAATGCACTCCCACTCCTCATGCAGTGCCTCCCACAACTCGGTTGTATTACATGGAGGAGGGTTGCGGGAATGAACCTTACGGTCAAGATAGCTCCATACGTTCTCGATGATATTCATATCGGGGCTTTGTGCAGGCCAGGGAAGCACGGAGATTGATTTCTCCTTGAACCATGCCTTGGTAATCTTGGCTGTGTGCTTTGGGTCGTTGTCCTGTTGAAACAAAAAATGCCTAATGGGTATCTTATAGTCCTTTAGTGTCCCAAGAAGCCCCTCCTTAAGTATCTCAATGTACTTTGCAGCAGTGAGTCGTCCATCGATACGGATAAGTCGACCAACGCCCTTGGGGGTAATACACCCCCAGACCATCACATTTCCCCCACCGTGCTTGACCATTTTTTCAGTGTAGCGTGGGTCTAGACCTTCCCCTGGGCGCCTCCAGCAATAGTGGCGGCCATCAGAGCGGAATACGTTGAATTTCAACTCATCAGAGAAGAGAGCACAGAGCCATTCAGCAAGGCGCCATGTTTCATGCTGTTTGGCCCACGCCTTGCGGGTCAGGCG
This region includes:
- a CDS encoding Rho GTPase-activating protein 1; its protein translation is MAPPALSLKQRLAALTVNTPASPISPISRTPAFPSPRTPNNGFGLVDVEEQYEGMRPEEREQIDKALNAVITQAGVDYETRPMVVVTAASFPDPRLISYDILLSRIIAYLDLYVENDYVVVFLAAGGRHTPSWNWIWKAYRSMSRKYRKNLKRLLIVHPTWFSKMFVSLAGAVLSPKFFRKITYVSTLSELARHVPLTQIEIAPAVYKYDVPLIHLRLMGPDGESSPVPRVIRDCVEYLRSEGPLGLNLEVEGLFRRSPNVGLLRSVREAYDRGNQVTLAQYHDPHIAAVLIKKFLRDLPEPIFSGSLYPIIAKCPPSTGWGVDGLSGPPSSKLVANGTVSLGLSNGTANGINGRGHKRVGSEAEMATVGGWGEGDACVEYIREVLLPAMGWGCRVVLLGYIFHLLHDVSLRSSVNRMDAHNLALCISPNLVRSNDPIRDVKMCAVPGAASMTGGTWNTPGAGPAPPAPPRKAGSTTLGDIVRVCIERYFEIFEDVPDRGDALPVPSELKFDDEAGTLVDMSRSSLMGSAVLVDDSPTEPSSGDTSLTTLDSVPRSSVDIEDDELNEAMLVMSVTPEPPAPRSPRSMRAGINLMSKSTGTLAPSSWSRSLKPGSAPVSPRLPSASTSALGSSPARPTVPLGSPANRHRRTPSANSTAFSVAHTTGQNSTSGPGSTIRGARSVISIEKQAGSRKGSIALGRSGSAGASGVAALGVTANGFFERPN
- a CDS encoding Transposable element Tcb2 transposase, producing MPRHLLPTTRAKILALRSQKLSIYKIAKLMGVHPCTVSRTCKRHASAGDNLYSWHAGGRTRTLSSSDARFMALQLSRSRVCTAANIQRKFFPKISVATIRRRLREIGLSSYTRQKVPLLCYRHRLTRKAWAKQHETWRLAEWLCALFSDELKFNVFRSDGRHYCWRRPGEGLDPRYTEKMVKHGGGNVMVWGCITPKGVGRLIRIDGRLTAAKYIEILKEGLLGTLKDYKIPIRHFLFQQDNDPKHTAKITKAWFKEKSISVLPWPAQSPDMNIIENVWSYLDRKVHSRNPPPCNTTELWEALHEEWECIDQGFITKLYESMPNRIDALLSAKGGNTPY